The Kroppenstedtia pulmonis genome has a segment encoding these proteins:
- a CDS encoding creatininase family protein: protein MHSIWLHENKWKDVESYLAQKSTILLPVGSVEQHAHHLPLGTDSLVAIKVAEDAAKKTKTLVAPPSWVGWAPHHMAFPGTITLRPETLTHLIQDMGQSLIYHGFKKLIIINGHREANLPPLKVAATKLRNHTGALVSIVDPFYIAEEIGRKIRRSEPGGVGHAAEMETSHMYHLYPELCEPDQSVKNVHKKHPLLKHDPYDDGDRVFVPSDIASYREGALNIGVVGDPTVSNKENGEIYHRELVNRLVDWIQYCEEQDITLRNQSVPL, encoded by the coding sequence ATGCATAGCATCTGGCTTCATGAAAACAAGTGGAAAGATGTAGAGTCCTATCTGGCGCAAAAATCCACCATTCTGCTCCCGGTGGGAAGTGTTGAACAACATGCCCATCATTTACCTCTGGGAACTGATTCTTTAGTAGCCATCAAAGTGGCAGAGGATGCTGCCAAAAAAACAAAAACCCTGGTGGCTCCCCCCAGTTGGGTGGGATGGGCCCCTCATCACATGGCATTCCCCGGTACCATCACCCTTCGGCCGGAAACGCTTACCCATCTGATTCAGGATATGGGCCAAAGCCTGATCTATCATGGATTTAAAAAATTGATCATTATCAATGGACATCGGGAAGCCAACTTACCGCCTCTCAAAGTAGCCGCCACCAAATTACGCAACCATACCGGTGCACTGGTTTCCATTGTGGACCCATTCTACATTGCTGAAGAGATTGGAAGAAAAATCCGTCGATCCGAACCTGGGGGAGTCGGACATGCCGCCGAGATGGAAACGTCTCATATGTACCACCTGTATCCTGAACTGTGTGAACCGGATCAATCTGTGAAAAATGTCCATAAAAAACATCCGTTGCTAAAACATGATCCCTATGACGACGGAGATCGGGTATTTGTACCCAGCGATATCGCTTCCTATCGGGAAGGGGCTCTCAACATCGGTGTTGTAGGAGACCCCACAGTATCCAATAAGGAAAATGGCGAAATTTATCACCGGGAATTGGTTAATCGGTTGGTAGATTGGATCCAGTATTGCGAAGAGCAGGATATTACCCTACGGAATCAGTCTGTACCGCTGTAA
- a CDS encoding DUF1385 domain-containing protein has product MMGGRHAQVTAIRRKNGNIETYELTKKSNATLDLLKKIPFFRGIVALIESSASGAKHLQYATDRYDLEPGQEQPEENQGSKLQMVLGVTVVGVLSLLIGKSIFTALPAFLASVLFDGTVHNLILQNLIEGTIKTVLLLGYLFAISQTPMVKRLFQYHGAEHKVINAYESGAELTVENVQKQSTLHYRCGSSFIILTVIVGVVLYSFFSYDNVWDRIITRLLLLPAVIGLAYELLRFTNAMRDVPILTYMGYPGLWLQKLTTKEPLDDQVEVAITAFNRMRELEEQTVKSSTSSFQHNPASNLRS; this is encoded by the coding sequence ATGATGGGTGGCCGTCATGCCCAAGTAACAGCGATCCGCCGTAAAAACGGTAACATTGAAACCTATGAGTTAACGAAGAAATCCAATGCCACTCTGGATCTTCTGAAAAAGATTCCTTTCTTTCGGGGTATCGTCGCCCTTATCGAGTCCAGTGCTTCCGGTGCCAAACACCTTCAGTATGCTACCGACCGTTATGATTTGGAACCGGGTCAGGAACAACCGGAAGAAAATCAAGGATCCAAGCTTCAAATGGTCCTGGGTGTCACTGTCGTGGGAGTACTCTCCCTTCTGATCGGAAAATCGATATTTACTGCACTGCCCGCTTTTCTGGCCAGTGTACTCTTCGACGGAACGGTTCACAATTTGATCCTGCAAAACCTGATTGAAGGAACGATCAAAACGGTTTTATTGTTGGGATATCTTTTTGCCATTTCTCAAACTCCCATGGTAAAGCGACTGTTTCAATATCACGGGGCTGAACATAAAGTGATTAACGCCTATGAATCCGGGGCAGAATTAACCGTAGAGAATGTCCAGAAACAGTCCACACTTCATTATCGATGTGGCAGCAGCTTTATCATCTTGACTGTAATCGTAGGCGTCGTACTCTATTCCTTCTTCAGCTACGACAATGTGTGGGACCGGATTATTACACGACTGTTGTTGCTACCTGCGGTCATCGGACTCGCCTATGAGTTGCTCCGTTTTACCAATGCCATGCGGGATGTGCCGATCCTGACATACATGGGGTATCCTGGGCTCTGGCTGCAAAAGTTGACAACGAAAGAGCCTTTGGACGATCAAGTAGAAGTGGCCATTACAGCATTTAACCGTATGCGTGAGCTGGAAGAACAAACTGTGAAATCTTCCACTTCTTCTTTTCAACATAATCCTGCCAGCAACCTCCGATCATAA
- a CDS encoding patatin-like phospholipase family protein codes for MIPIRADAVLEGGGIKAFGLVGALCVAEERGYKWNRLAGTSAGAIIASLLAAGYRSEELYQLLYRHDFTHFTPETWYQRFPYIGSTIRLWMRKGLHSGRPLEKWVGELLAKKGVYTFADLEDQKLSIIASDISRGSLLVLPEDLKEYGISAGNLTVAKAVRMSCSIPLFFDPVKTLHQPSGKVSYLVDGGVLSNFPVWLFDQEHPRWPTFGFRFLSETAGEPRSIDGPITLIRAMFYTMLDAHDNRHIKEQDKVRTIQVPTLDVKMTDFDLSEEKRKALYEAGVDAAQQFFRNFTFSHYLALRNEKGNTAYRLRSSQSSSKGGEPYERKRRV; via the coding sequence GTGATTCCGATTCGTGCCGATGCCGTATTAGAAGGTGGAGGAATCAAAGCCTTTGGACTGGTGGGTGCTTTATGTGTCGCAGAAGAGAGAGGATATAAATGGAACCGGTTGGCGGGTACTTCGGCAGGAGCGATTATTGCTTCTCTGTTGGCAGCGGGCTATCGCAGTGAAGAACTGTATCAGCTTTTATATCGCCACGATTTTACCCATTTTACTCCTGAGACATGGTATCAGCGTTTCCCCTATATTGGATCCACGATTCGATTGTGGATGCGAAAAGGATTACACTCTGGTCGACCCTTGGAAAAATGGGTAGGGGAATTGTTAGCTAAAAAAGGAGTCTATACGTTTGCAGATCTGGAGGATCAAAAGCTGTCCATTATTGCTTCCGATATCAGTCGGGGGAGTTTGTTGGTATTGCCTGAGGATCTGAAGGAATATGGGATCTCAGCCGGGAACCTGACTGTTGCCAAAGCGGTTCGCATGAGTTGCTCGATTCCTTTGTTCTTTGATCCGGTCAAAACCCTTCACCAACCATCAGGAAAAGTAAGTTATTTGGTAGATGGAGGGGTATTAAGCAACTTTCCGGTGTGGCTGTTTGATCAGGAACATCCACGCTGGCCGACGTTTGGATTTCGATTTCTATCGGAGACTGCAGGGGAGCCCCGCTCTATTGATGGGCCGATTACGTTGATCCGGGCCATGTTTTACACCATGTTGGATGCACATGATAATCGCCATATCAAAGAGCAAGATAAAGTTCGAACGATTCAAGTCCCGACATTGGATGTGAAAATGACGGATTTCGACCTGTCTGAGGAGAAACGGAAAGCTTTGTATGAGGCAGGCGTTGATGCGGCGCAACAATTTTTTAGAAATTTCACCTTTTCACATTACTTGGCGCTTCGGAATGAGAAAGGTAACACCGCTTACCGGTTGCGGTCTTCTCAATCATCAAGTAAGGGAGGAGAGCCATATGAGAGAAAAAGGAGAGTATGA
- the hutH gene encoding histidine ammonia-lyase has translation MNHSSSLTSQSFQLNGQHLTLDDFGNIVWNHQPVELTPAALNAMERSRNQVEELVKQEKTVYGITTGFGKFSDILISPSQTADLQRNLIRSHACGVGEPLSEEAVRGMMLLRANALAKGYSGVRPVIVETLLKMLNKRIHPVIPSQGSLGASGDLAPLAHMTLPMLGEGEVFVEGKRLAASKALSQAGIHPVTLMAKEGLALINGTQMMASLSALALLYSKRLLLCADIIGAMTVEALEGIPHAYHPLLHEARGQQGQQDTAANMRRLLDKSERTTRPGEKRVQDAYSLRCIPQVHGASKDAYRYVKDVVERELNAATDNPLLFPDAEEIISGGNFHGQPLALAADFLAIATAEIANISERRTERLVNPQLSGLPAFLTRQGGLHSGYMILQYTAASLVSENKTLAHPASVDSIPSSANQEDHVSMGSISSRKLHQVLNNTIHVLGVEYLCAAQALEFGCGNLGLGASVAYPLLRESIPSLTDDRENHRDIEAAARLIREGTLSDRVLSLVELKC, from the coding sequence ATGAATCATTCATCTTCTCTTACATCTCAATCCTTTCAACTGAACGGCCAACATCTGACCCTGGACGATTTCGGGAATATCGTTTGGAATCATCAACCGGTAGAGTTGACACCTGCTGCACTTAACGCCATGGAGCGTTCCAGAAACCAGGTAGAAGAGTTAGTGAAACAGGAAAAAACGGTATACGGCATTACCACCGGTTTTGGCAAGTTCAGCGATATCCTGATCAGTCCTTCCCAAACCGCCGATCTTCAACGCAACCTGATCCGCAGTCACGCCTGTGGAGTAGGAGAACCTCTGTCGGAAGAAGCAGTCCGGGGTATGATGCTGCTTCGTGCCAATGCCTTGGCCAAGGGATACTCCGGCGTCCGTCCTGTTATCGTTGAGACCTTGTTAAAAATGCTAAACAAACGTATTCATCCGGTTATTCCTTCCCAAGGCTCCCTGGGAGCCAGTGGTGATCTGGCCCCCTTGGCTCACATGACCCTTCCAATGCTAGGTGAAGGTGAAGTGTTTGTTGAAGGCAAGAGATTAGCCGCTTCAAAAGCACTCTCACAAGCCGGAATTCACCCGGTCACTCTAATGGCCAAGGAAGGTCTCGCCCTTATTAACGGAACCCAGATGATGGCCAGTTTAAGCGCTTTGGCTCTTCTGTACAGCAAACGCCTCCTCCTTTGTGCAGATATCATCGGGGCTATGACTGTAGAAGCACTGGAGGGGATTCCTCATGCCTACCATCCCCTTTTGCATGAAGCCCGGGGACAACAAGGACAACAGGACACCGCCGCAAATATGCGACGGCTCCTGGATAAAAGCGAGCGTACCACCCGCCCCGGAGAAAAGCGGGTCCAAGACGCATACAGCTTACGCTGTATCCCTCAGGTACATGGTGCTTCCAAGGATGCCTATCGGTATGTAAAAGATGTGGTAGAGCGAGAACTGAATGCTGCTACGGATAACCCGTTGTTGTTTCCTGATGCTGAAGAGATCATCTCCGGTGGAAACTTCCACGGTCAACCTCTTGCCCTTGCCGCAGATTTTTTGGCCATAGCCACGGCAGAAATCGCCAACATCTCCGAACGGCGGACTGAACGCCTGGTTAATCCACAGTTAAGCGGACTTCCTGCCTTCCTGACCCGTCAGGGTGGATTACACTCCGGTTACATGATTCTGCAATACACAGCGGCTTCCTTGGTATCGGAGAACAAAACCCTGGCACATCCGGCATCCGTGGATTCCATTCCTTCCTCCGCCAATCAGGAAGACCATGTCAGCATGGGCTCCATCAGTTCCAGAAAATTACATCAAGTATTGAATAACACCATTCATGTACTGGGAGTGGAGTATCTCTGTGCCGCACAAGCCCTGGAATTTGGATGCGGCAACCTGGGTCTGGGTGCATCCGTCGCTTATCCCTTACTGAGGGAATCCATTCCCTCCCTGACTGATGACCGGGAAAATCATCGGGACATCGAAGCCGCCGCCCGGCTGATCCGGGAAGGGACACTGTCTGACCGGGTATTGAGCCTCGTGGAACTGAAGTGCTGA
- the mntR gene encoding transcriptional regulator MntR: MPTPTPSMEDYLEIIYKLIEQKGYARVSDIAEVLEVHPSSVTKMVQKLDQSQYLVYEKYRGLVLTPKGRKMGKRLVERHQLLEEFLRIIGVDEALIYDDVEGIEHHLSWDSITNIECLVEYFRSNPDRVAELRAFKEKDDMEDAKA; encoded by the coding sequence ATGCCGACACCAACACCAAGTATGGAAGACTACCTGGAAATCATTTATAAGTTAATTGAACAAAAGGGATATGCACGGGTTTCCGATATTGCCGAGGTGTTGGAGGTTCATCCCTCCTCCGTGACCAAAATGGTACAAAAACTGGATCAAAGCCAGTATCTGGTGTATGAAAAATACCGTGGATTGGTATTAACCCCAAAGGGGCGAAAAATGGGAAAGCGATTGGTGGAACGTCATCAATTGCTGGAGGAGTTTTTGCGAATTATCGGGGTTGATGAAGCGTTGATCTATGATGATGTGGAAGGAATTGAGCACCATCTTAGTTGGGATTCAATTACCAATATTGAGTGCTTGGTGGAATATTTCCGGAGCAATCCGGATAGAGTGGCGGAATTACGTGCTTTTAAAGAAAAAGACGATATGGAAGATGCAAAAGCATAA
- a CDS encoding protease complex subunit PrcB family protein — protein sequence MKDHINVLEEKEQGNLPGEIRTWVEQMKGEKGVHQRRYRGATYLLVTSGVKPHPGYQLHWVERRKEKQTVDVVVREEKPAPDQLYPQVLNCPYLLFQVEGITPRIIDAETGELFTGNIKTQ from the coding sequence ATGAAAGATCATATAAATGTTCTGGAGGAAAAAGAGCAAGGAAACCTGCCTGGTGAAATACGGACTTGGGTGGAACAAATGAAAGGGGAGAAGGGGGTCCATCAAAGGCGATATAGAGGGGCAACGTATCTGCTGGTTACTTCAGGAGTAAAGCCCCATCCAGGTTACCAACTTCACTGGGTGGAAAGAAGAAAAGAGAAACAGACCGTAGACGTTGTAGTCCGGGAGGAAAAGCCTGCTCCTGATCAACTCTACCCTCAAGTTCTAAATTGTCCTTATCTGCTGTTTCAGGTGGAAGGGATCACCCCACGTATTATTGATGCGGAAACAGGTGAGTTATTTACCGGAAATATAAAAACCCAGTGA
- the efp gene encoding elongation factor P, producing the protein MISTNEFRTGSTIELDGDVWQVIEFQHVKPGKGSAFVRSKLRNLRNGNIQEKTFRAGEKMPRAHVETRQMQYLYENGGEYTFMDNETYEQINISGDKLERELKFLKENMNINLILYKGETLGVDLPNTVELEVVETDPGIRGDTATGGSKPAKLETGLVVQVPLFINEGERLIIDTRKEEYVSRA; encoded by the coding sequence ATGATCTCAACCAACGAATTTCGAACCGGATCAACCATTGAACTGGATGGTGATGTATGGCAAGTTATCGAATTTCAACATGTGAAACCCGGAAAAGGATCTGCCTTTGTCCGATCCAAGTTACGTAATCTTCGCAACGGCAATATTCAGGAAAAAACCTTTCGCGCCGGTGAAAAGATGCCTCGTGCCCATGTAGAGACCCGTCAAATGCAATACCTGTATGAAAATGGCGGAGAATATACCTTCATGGACAATGAGACCTATGAACAAATCAACATCTCCGGTGACAAGTTGGAACGGGAGTTAAAATTCCTGAAAGAGAACATGAACATCAATCTGATTCTCTACAAAGGAGAAACACTGGGAGTGGACTTGCCCAATACCGTGGAATTGGAAGTGGTTGAGACGGATCCCGGAATCCGAGGTGACACAGCCACCGGGGGGTCGAAACCGGCAAAGCTGGAAACCGGTCTGGTTGTGCAAGTTCCTCTTTTTATCAATGAAGGGGAGCGCTTAATCATCGATACCCGAAAGGAAGAATATGTCTCTCGGGCATAA
- the aroQ gene encoding type II 3-dehydroquinate dehydratase: MSRVLVIHGPNLNLLGKREPGVYGSETLEQINDQLTKQGTEMGLKVDTFQSNHEGSLIDCIHEAADQYDALIINPGALTHYSYALRDALASVDVPAYEVHMSNIHSRESFRRVSVTAPVTKGQIAGFGSMSYELALQAVSKGLADRKES, translated from the coding sequence GTGTCCAGGGTATTGGTTATCCATGGTCCCAATCTTAACTTGTTGGGAAAAAGAGAGCCAGGGGTTTACGGAAGTGAAACCTTGGAACAGATCAATGATCAGTTGACGAAGCAGGGAACAGAGATGGGACTAAAGGTGGATACTTTTCAATCCAACCATGAAGGGTCTCTTATCGACTGCATCCATGAAGCAGCGGATCAATATGATGCCCTCATTATCAATCCTGGAGCCTTGACTCACTATAGTTATGCCCTGCGGGACGCCTTGGCATCGGTGGATGTTCCTGCTTATGAAGTACATATGTCCAATATTCACAGCCGTGAATCCTTTCGCAGGGTTTCCGTAACAGCCCCTGTAACAAAAGGACAGATTGCAGGATTCGGCTCTATGAGCTATGAGCTGGCCCTGCAAGCGGTAAGTAAAGGGTTGGCGGATAGAAAGGAGAGTTAG
- a CDS encoding M24 family metallopeptidase, with translation MRKRLQQLRKSMEEKKWEAFLISHPINRRYLTGFTGSAGWVLVTPDRQYLISDFRYGVQGREEAPDFEFVQYDRNPFATVREKCEEQGIRSVAFEQDDMTVALYRKLEEILEGIKPLPASGIVEKLRQVKDEEEIRIMKQAAKIADHAFKDILKEIRPGRREKEISMELEFLMRKQGATSSSFDTIVASGPRSALPHGVAGERILQKGDLITMDFGALYQGYCSDITRTVMLGQPSAKQREIYEIVLEAQQKGVAAIQPGMTGREVDAVARDLITDRGYGEYFGHSTGHGLGMEVHEPPHLSVKGETRLEPGMVVTVEPGIYLPELGGVRIEDDVLVTENGYEVLTHSPKELIIID, from the coding sequence TTGAGGAAGCGACTGCAACAATTAAGAAAAAGCATGGAGGAGAAAAAGTGGGAAGCTTTTTTGATCAGCCATCCGATTAATCGTCGGTATCTGACCGGGTTTACGGGATCCGCCGGATGGGTGCTGGTTACGCCGGATCGCCAATATCTTATTTCTGATTTTCGTTATGGAGTCCAAGGGCGGGAGGAAGCCCCGGATTTCGAATTTGTGCAGTATGACAGGAATCCCTTTGCTACAGTGAGGGAAAAGTGTGAAGAACAGGGAATTCGCTCTGTTGCTTTTGAGCAGGATGATATGACAGTTGCCCTGTACAGGAAGTTAGAGGAGATCCTGGAAGGAATCAAACCCCTGCCTGCCAGTGGGATTGTGGAGAAGTTGCGGCAGGTGAAAGATGAAGAAGAGATAAGGATTATGAAACAGGCTGCAAAGATTGCCGATCATGCATTTAAAGATATTTTAAAGGAAATCCGACCTGGTCGAAGGGAAAAGGAAATTTCCATGGAATTGGAGTTCCTGATGAGAAAACAAGGTGCGACTTCCTCTTCCTTTGACACGATTGTAGCCTCCGGACCTCGCTCTGCTCTGCCTCATGGAGTGGCCGGTGAGCGTATTTTGCAAAAAGGCGATCTGATCACGATGGATTTTGGAGCTTTATATCAAGGTTATTGCTCCGATATCACCCGAACGGTCATGTTGGGTCAGCCGAGTGCCAAACAGCGGGAGATTTATGAAATCGTCCTGGAAGCCCAACAAAAAGGGGTAGCGGCGATTCAGCCAGGCATGACTGGTAGGGAAGTGGATGCGGTAGCCCGGGATCTGATTACGGATCGGGGGTACGGCGAATATTTCGGTCACAGTACCGGTCATGGGCTTGGTATGGAAGTTCATGAGCCACCCCATCTATCCGTCAAAGGAGAAACCAGACTGGAACCGGGGATGGTAGTGACGGTGGAACCGGGAATCTATCTTCCGGAGCTTGGGGGGGTACGGATCGAAGATGATGTACTGGTTACGGAAAATGGGTACGAGGTATTGACCCACAGCCCGAAAGAGCTCATTATCATTGATTAG
- the recQ gene encoding DNA helicase RecQ has translation MLLNEARKLLQSVYGYTTFRSGQEEIIRHILSGRDTLGIMPTGGGKSICYQIPALMAEGITIVVSPLISLMKDQVDQLLQLGIPAVAINSTITTTELEERLQEARQGDYKLLYIAPERFESPRFLSLLRSLPISIITIDEAHCISQWGHDFRPSYRNMAETIRHLPQKPLITAFTATATREVRQEIAQLLSIRSEGVFVQGLQRENLSFSVLHGEDKRDFIRQYLRQRPDQGGIIYCSTRKEVDRLHRFLIQEGISAGKYHAGLSEAEREDAQEQFAYDRVQTIIATNAFGMGIDKSNVRFVVHYNMPRNLESYYQEAGRAGRDGEESECILLFHPQDVHTQKYLIEQSEATPERKALEHRKLKEIYRYSHTQECLQHAIVRYFGDRPSDPCRKCGNCTDQSEKVDITVEAQKIFSCIRRMKERFGVGLVAKVLKGSRNKRVKELGFSQLPTYGLLKEYTEKEITHRIHVLAAEGYLLLTDDTYSVVQLTPKAVEVLKGDQKVLQRVKKKKVRKSEVDNGLFQALRTLRKNISEREQVPPYMIFHDSTLRELSQTCPRNEQSMLAVKGVGEQKYLRYGQEFLTCIREYVDQQGTSVRTSEKNGPAEDDDWFDALREHRFKIAERDRLPFFAILPDNLLKDISRVRPVTEPDMISVIGDKAFQRYGSEFLSFVQNRYGEDPPSDICGDSLEKSPQEKSYDITYQLFQEGLSIEEIAMQRGLASGTVENHLLLSAHLGQEVDWDRIIPPGQEELIRQEIQKQGAQRLKLLKEELPKEISYTTIKATIAKIAGL, from the coding sequence TTGTTACTGAACGAAGCCCGAAAACTATTGCAAAGTGTTTACGGGTATACAACCTTTCGAAGCGGACAGGAAGAAATTATCCGCCATATCCTTTCAGGACGGGATACACTGGGGATTATGCCCACCGGCGGCGGAAAGTCGATCTGCTATCAGATCCCGGCCTTAATGGCCGAAGGAATTACGATTGTTGTTTCCCCCCTGATTTCCCTGATGAAGGATCAGGTGGACCAATTGTTGCAACTGGGCATTCCTGCCGTTGCCATTAACAGCACCATAACAACAACTGAGTTGGAAGAACGGCTTCAGGAAGCAAGGCAGGGAGATTACAAACTGCTGTATATTGCCCCAGAACGATTTGAATCTCCCCGGTTTCTCTCCTTGCTCCGATCCCTTCCGATCTCCATCATTACGATCGATGAAGCTCATTGTATCTCCCAATGGGGACATGATTTTCGTCCCAGTTATCGCAACATGGCGGAAACAATCAGGCACCTGCCACAAAAACCTCTGATCACCGCCTTTACTGCCACTGCCACCAGGGAAGTTCGTCAAGAGATCGCCCAACTTCTTTCCATCAGATCCGAGGGTGTATTTGTCCAGGGTTTACAACGGGAGAATCTCTCCTTTTCCGTTCTTCACGGTGAAGATAAACGGGACTTTATCCGTCAATACCTTAGGCAGAGACCCGATCAAGGCGGTATCATTTATTGCTCCACACGAAAAGAAGTGGACCGTTTGCACCGGTTCCTGATCCAGGAAGGCATATCCGCCGGAAAGTATCACGCCGGTCTTTCCGAAGCCGAAAGGGAAGACGCTCAGGAGCAATTCGCTTATGATCGAGTGCAAACCATTATAGCCACCAATGCCTTTGGCATGGGCATTGATAAATCCAACGTCCGTTTTGTCGTTCATTACAATATGCCTCGCAATCTGGAATCCTATTATCAAGAAGCGGGTCGGGCCGGACGAGATGGAGAAGAGAGTGAGTGTATCCTATTATTTCATCCACAGGATGTTCATACTCAAAAATACTTAATCGAACAATCCGAGGCGACTCCGGAGAGAAAAGCTCTGGAACACCGAAAGCTAAAGGAAATCTATCGGTACAGCCATACACAAGAGTGTCTGCAACATGCCATTGTTCGGTACTTTGGAGATCGTCCCTCTGACCCTTGCAGAAAATGCGGAAATTGTACGGATCAATCCGAGAAAGTCGATATCACTGTAGAAGCTCAGAAAATTTTTTCCTGCATTCGTCGCATGAAAGAACGCTTTGGCGTAGGACTGGTGGCAAAAGTATTAAAAGGATCCCGGAACAAACGAGTAAAAGAGCTGGGATTCAGCCAATTGCCGACTTATGGCCTGTTAAAAGAATACACTGAAAAAGAGATCACTCACCGAATTCATGTATTGGCGGCAGAAGGATACTTACTCCTTACCGATGACACTTATTCTGTTGTACAGCTTACTCCCAAAGCAGTGGAAGTGTTAAAGGGAGATCAAAAGGTACTGCAACGGGTGAAAAAGAAAAAAGTACGTAAGTCTGAAGTGGATAACGGGTTGTTTCAAGCCCTCAGAACCCTTCGCAAAAACATTTCCGAACGGGAGCAGGTTCCCCCTTATATGATTTTTCATGACAGCACCTTACGGGAGTTAAGCCAGACTTGCCCCCGGAACGAACAGAGCATGTTGGCTGTCAAAGGAGTCGGGGAACAAAAGTATCTTCGCTATGGTCAGGAGTTCCTCACTTGTATCCGGGAGTATGTGGATCAGCAGGGGACTTCTGTACGGACTTCGGAAAAAAACGGCCCTGCTGAAGATGACGATTGGTTTGATGCCCTGAGGGAACACCGATTCAAAATTGCCGAACGTGACCGACTCCCTTTTTTCGCTATTTTGCCGGATAACCTGTTAAAGGATATCAGCCGGGTTCGGCCTGTGACGGAGCCCGACATGATTTCCGTAATCGGTGATAAGGCCTTTCAACGTTATGGCAGTGAATTTCTCAGTTTTGTACAAAACCGTTATGGAGAAGATCCCCCTTCCGACATCTGTGGGGATTCCCTTGAAAAGAGTCCCCAGGAGAAAAGTTACGATATCACTTATCAACTCTTTCAAGAGGGGTTGTCCATCGAAGAAATTGCAATGCAAAGAGGATTGGCCTCCGGCACCGTGGAAAATCATCTGTTGCTCAGCGCTCATTTGGGTCAAGAAGTAGATTGGGATCGTATCATCCCTCCTGGACAAGAGGAATTGATTCGACAGGAGATTCAAAAACAGGGAGCCCAGAGACTGAAGTTGTTAAAGGAAGAACTGCCCAAAGAAATCAGCTACACAACCATCAAAGCCACCATCGCCAAAATAGCCGGTTTATAA